The DNA segment GCATATGATAGCTAAGAGATCCCTTAGACATTTTCGTGATACCGTTcttacaaatgcatgggggagtAATGCAGGATCCTGTCCTGCATTAGCCCCCGCCCGCTAATTCCTGTGATATTAACACCTGCCTGCTCCAATGCTGGCTCAGCATACGTCACATGCGGGTGCCTAATGCGACCCCCCTCCCTATCCGCAGAATAATCTCCCATTGATTTTCTATGGGAGCaccatccttgactcaaacctctccttcattcaGTCCCTCGTCAGGTCCACTTGCAcctaaaaacatctctcgtatccacctatttctcacccaagattccacaaaaactctggttcgtTCCCTTATCATTTCCCATTTTGACTATTGCAACACACTTCTGGTTGACATTCCACTGTCTTGACTCTTTCGTCggcagtctatcctaaatgctgctgttaggcttatcttccttgcacacaGCTCTTCTTTTCCTTCCCCACTCTGGGAAACCCTCCACTGGTTCCTTATTACCTTAAGAATTGAATTTAAAATccttatatatcccatataagaCCCTCCATAaaactgctcctccgtacatttcctTATGGTTGTCCTCagcccattccctcaagattgtaaacttgcaagcagggccctctccacataatgtatcggtttgtcttagcctGTCGATcctagtcttgtcatatcccttgttGTTGCTATACATTCATTGTTAAGAGGGTCCCAAGGCAcactagagtgtccctttagcaatatataacaacaacaatagcttgaacaaaaaaaaaagacaacgaagagggccctgctttttAAAACTTATATTATTTAAGGAAGTCAAGGGGAATTTAGATTCCTCCCCAGGTGTATGTAACTTGCAAAAATATTGGTGGTAATGAATTATACATGAAAAATGTGTTAGTAAATATAATGGGTTGGGACAGGTTACAGTCATCTCGTTATAGGGTTTAAATAAGATGCAAATCCATCATGTTGTCATCCTATTATGGTTTATGTAATATTGTAGATATAATATTCCCATAGGTAAACACCAGCATGAATGTTTTACGAATAATTAGCGCCTAGAGAGTTTCAGGTCCTTGCTTACACCACAATAAAGATCTCTCTCTCATGCCGTAGAGGAGTGTTTTGCACATATATGTGTTAAATGTTGTTTTGATAAATCAATtgtcattttgtatatttgtgttttatgaTATAACATAGAACATATAGGAGAGTTTACAGAATGGAATTAAGAGAAatgggagcaaaaaaaaaaaagcgtatgCACGTTATGTCATTAGCCCCTTTTCACGTTGCCAATTCAACACCCCTATTATGTTGAATATCTCAAATTGAGGTGTCACTGCTTCTTATTCTTCTAGACCTTCTAGAGGCTGTGAGTGGACATCGCTTGCCTGCTTCTGATGTCTAAAGTTGCACTCATGCCGCTCGCTTACCCTACCTCAGCTTCGTTGTAGCCGTGTTACCACGTGCTTACTCCTGGATTCAACTGAGTTTTAGTGGTGCCCAGAGCCAGTCCTAGACCAAGTTGCAACCCATGCAATAATATTCTCTTGAAccccccatttttttatatagatgacaatatttttaaagcctAGCAGGATTGAGCAGAATAGGGTGCAGAGCAATTACTTCTTATGCAGGGGCAGCTAGGCAGGAAATAGTTGATCTGGTCCCTTTAGGGCTGTAACAACTAAacaataataatcgataatgaaaatcattgccaacgaatttcattatcgattagttgaatcgattttatatataagatgagggttttgtCTTTACCCTTGGTCTTATAATCTGACCCCAAATAGAGGTAGCACTGTAACcctaaaatccagatcccctgcagcgccgcAGGGGACCTTGATTCTCCTCTCTGACACCGTATGcaaacacacactgactctcaTGCAATATGCTAATATTCTGTTCGAGGACACTCCACCCAGGCTTATACTGTATACTGACACCCCACAAATACTCTTACACTATATGATgacaccccaacacacacatactttatgCTGACACATACACAGTCCTACAgtgtacactgacacccaacacacactatatgctgacatagtACAAATACCttgatatgcattcttctttagtggtgATGTCAGGAACAGTGAACTACCTAAGTCTCTGATCCTTTAGTTTAAggttatgacctcttgttctaacattcaaacttatctttaaataatgttctCACCACCACTCCATTTCATTACCAAGAATGCTAAGGAGAATGATCCTTATTCTCTTGATGTGAGATCACCCATTTGGTGATGTGCTACGTTGACATCATCATTAATAGACATTTTGTGTATTCATGTAATGTGTGCAAGCCTGACAGCTTGTGGCAGAGCCATGTTATCTAATTGAGTTTCTGTTCTGAAGTTATTACCCTTCCCTTCACACATCATTACAAAGGGTGTCTGAAGGGTAAATGTTAATTAGGAGGAATAATCGTGTAGATCCCAACAAGAGGTTTTTAAGGTACCTTCCCCATTGCATACACCATTACatgagtttatttagtgtatagaactgtaaaatgtagcctttgggaaaagtgacggattcatctttaaaaatattttatatatgtgctCGAGCATGTACAAAGGTTTTATATAAAAGCCATTCTAATGCAAACATTAAAAGGTGATTTTATCACAACGGCAACCTGTGGAATAATCCAATAAGCAagaacttttcaaactttgcaccaatattatgttttatattcaaCCTTCATTGTGTCCTTAATAATATCATTGCTGCACAATGCTTTGTACTTCTCACAGTGAAttcttggtattttttttttatttattttttttatttttttacaaaatatgagTTGTGATTTTGGATTTCAATAACTAAATATACTAGGAAAACACTTTGCAGATCTCACAGATATATCACTGGTTCATTCTTGGCAATGGCCCTGCTTATGGGTCCCTTAAGAATGACTGATAATTTAGGAGAACAGTTCATGGAGAAACTGACATACAACAGAGCTGGCTGAGAATAGATTACATAAAATCTGATTTAATTCTGGCAGATTTTGCAGTGTTTTCACTTACTGAGTACATTGACCCCAATTTTCTATGGAATCGTGAGTCTCTAAGCCATTTTAGCAACTTCATTTTTCATAAATGGCCATAGACCTGGTATCAAACTGTTAGGtctggttttgttttgtttggtttttttttttcctacaaagTAAACAAGGGTAAACTTCTTCTTTTGGCAAATTAGCCAGAAAAGATATGCCGATACATCAATGGTGTTTTGAAACAAAGAGGATACCATCTCACAAGCATAAAGTCATGTAGGTGATGGTTTTGTCTAGTCTACCTCACGTCTAATACTTGAGTTGATGAtatcttcatttttttgtcaCCTAATGACCATAATCTTGTTATGCTCTCAGATCTGTTCTTAAAACTAATCGATGGAGGACGAATTTCAAAAAACCTTGCCACTTGAAAACGCATCTATCCTGTCAGAAGGTTCCTTGCAAGATGGGCATCGACTATGGATTGGTAATCTGGACCCAAAAATAACAGAGTACGTTGTCACTTCTTCATTATACAACtatttgtgtctgtatgtgtaagCTAGCAGAAATTATATGTGAGGGCATGTGAAATGATCCTTCCGCAGCGTAGAGCATTCTAatgtttccagaaaaaaaagaattgaaagcAATTGGCCCATTCAAATAATAAATGGAGTTCTACTGAAACATGAAGAAGGTCGAGCTCATTATTAAAGGTGATCTGTCACCAAAACAAACTTCAGCGTCATCGCATTAATTTGTTACaaataacttaatttgttacaaaacttttttgttttgcaatcaACCTATCCGTGTTTGaagatattaaatttaaaactgTTTTACCTCAAGGCCGCTAAGCAGGTACTAACCTAGATGGTTAGTGGCTTCCTATGACTCGAGAAAATATCGTGAAGCTGTAATTTTGGGGGACTATCTCTCATCAGTGACtttttgcttttgtgtttactgTGCTTTGTAATTTAAGGGAAACTTATATTTTGCATATTCTAAAGGTTAGTTTTCCATAACAAACACTGCACACTTTTAGTATTCGTCTTGTTTACATATTGATGTGTCATTACATAGCGTACATATGTTACAAGCCTTTGGTTTAGCTACGCTATTATCTTCTAGTTTGGAGacctattttcatgttaaacgTGAATTAGAGTCCATTTTGCATGAAGTTAAGTTTAGTGCATGTAAAGTGGGGCAGGTATTTGTTCATTATTGGAGTAACTGCCAATACTGAAACCAGGGAGCTTATCTTGGTGTGCTTCTTCAACAAGCGCATTAGAGCTCCCATTTAAAGCAACTAGCAGCAGCCGATCCCGTATGCTATCCGATGTTCGAATGCGTGTGATTGGTTACGACTTAATTGAAAGCAGTACTGATTTTCATACTTAAATAACCAACGGCGCATGTACTGTTCTTCGTGCAATATAATGCACTGAAGTCCATCCAAAATTGACTCCAACATCCAAactgaaaatacaattttatgaaTAAACCTTTATTCTTTCTATATGAGCATTATTTCGCTTATCCAGGGTTTGTTCTCTTTTATCTTTACTCTGTAATGTAAAATAGGGTTGGACAGTTATCTGagtaatgtttaaataatgacatgATTCagatttgaatatattttgtttccccCTAGGTACCATCTTTTAAAGCTACTTCAGAAGTTTGGGAAAGTGAAACAATTTGATTTTTTGTTTCACAAATCTGGACCACTAGAAGGACAACCCCGGGGGTATTGCTTTGTAAATTTTGAGACAAAAGTGGTAAGAATAGTAAGATAGAATATAGTTAAGATCTCTTGATTCTgtactaaaacaaaataaaaacgtaCCTACTTAAAGAACCATTAACCTTTTAAGTGTCGCTTTGCCTTctcaaactcaaaatgtttcaGTAAACATCTTGTATTCTGTGCTTGCTTCCTCCCAGCTATTCTGCTGGAGACATGTGTTGATGCTTTACTTATTTGGCTGTGAAGGGACATGAAACAAACAATCTTTTGTCACTGCAGTTGATAGGATCTTATTAAGATGCTGTGTATCTGTCTCCCTAAAAATCACATCTCTTATTGCAGAGATTGAGTGAATGTTTGCAACCTGATCACTACCAGCAAGCAAACAATGCCAGTTTCTCAAAGAAAGCAGCTTTTTTGttataaacattaaatgttgTGGTTCGTGTCCCGTATTCGGAATTTCTGAGGAAAGAGACCATAGAACAAACTTGTGTATTTCTGTGATGCATTTTTAAGACTAAACAGAACAAATTGTAGTTGTCAGCTTCATAAGAAATACGGTTtgagaaaatacatttgttttgttttgaataGGAAGCAGAGAGAGCCATTCAATGTCTCAATGGAAAGATGGCTTTATCCAAAAAGCTAGTCATCCGGTGGGCTCATGCACAAATTAAGGTAAATTGTCCATGTGCAAAGATTAGTGTCATGTAAGCAAGATTTAACAAGGCTTGTTATCACACACATCCTAATTTTAGTTGCTTATGTTGTGTAGGTTGATGTGCTTCGAGCAGTTCACAGGTCATTGTAATGATAACCCTAGCGTCTTAAATGTATTGTAACGTGATTTAGTGGGATTTGAGAAGATGACTGCGTAAATTAATACATAAGTTTGAAGAACCTAAAGATGCTTATGGTTAGAGGCTAGTTGAAGAGATCACAGAATTTTCCTTGACTATCTCAACCTGTGCTCATGCAAGTGATCTGTGCATCCTCTGATACAGACTTCTGTAACATAACCCTCTTATAGTCCTCACAGTACAACAAGAGTATATACATCATGTTGTGCATGGAAAAAGGGCCGACCTCGCATGATCCACACACTGGACCACCTGGTAAAAAAGTCTCCTCTTGTACTAGGAGGAAGTCATAGGAGTGTGCTTCTGTATCCAAATAGgaataaacatgaaaaataacTTTGAGAAAGAGGGAGGAATGGAGACAAAGTACATAAAATGAAGTTGGTAGGCCTGAGGACTTTAGTAGTTCCCAGAATGTATAAGTCCTCCCAGCTAAACCATGTACATTGACAATGAAGAACTGCATTGTAGGTtattaatatttgaaatgtttgtgGAACACTAATTAATACGCCTTTTGTAGCACAGTGTGTCgtttcatttaaattattttataataccctacTGGCAGGCATTTAGGTTCCCTCTTTTTTCTTGTCGAGCACTTGCTCCACAATAAATTGCAATCCCCTCTGGCACTGGCCGTGTTCATCTACCGCAGTAAACTCTTTGTGTTTAATATGTAAACTGATATCTGGGGCCGCTAAAAACAACCGTTCTCTTTGTTCTTTTCAGAGGTttgataattacaaaaatgaaaaagttttaccaatcAGTCTTGAGCCATCTTCAAGTACAGAACCGACTCAGTCCACCATAAGGTAAGTCTGTAATGCATACGTTGAGTTAGGAAGACAATTTTATCtttgtaattaatatatttaaaaatcaaaaaaagtattttttaacgCGCTGCCTTTCTGGGTATTTGTTTCTCATGGATCTGTAATTTTTTTGAAGATGCCTGTGTTTGATCATCGTAGATTCTGCCTCACTTAATTCTGTTTTATAAAAGATCATCTCAGTAGCCACTGCATATGACTTTGTAACACGAAGAATGTCTGCCTATAGATACGTGATGTTCATATGCTGTCCTG comes from the Spea bombifrons isolate aSpeBom1 chromosome 8, aSpeBom1.2.pri, whole genome shotgun sequence genome and includes:
- the RBM18 gene encoding probable RNA-binding protein 18 encodes the protein MEDEFQKTLPLENASILSEGSLQDGHRLWIGNLDPKITEYHLLKLLQKFGKVKQFDFLFHKSGPLEGQPRGYCFVNFETKVEAERAIQCLNGKMALSKKLVIRWAHAQIKRFDNYKNEKVLPISLEPSSSTEPTQSTISVSAKIKAIEAKLKMMSENPDPDLPGQSSYSYFNTSQKKKSTPYSRTSWKSKR